CCTATACGAGTGGACTCCTCCCCGGCGGCCCTCCTGTATATCTGGTTAATTTATAGGGCTGTTAGCACTATACATTATCGAAAGGGGTTCGTCAAAAGGATACAAAGTGGAGCTGTGTCAAATCTCGCTACGGCCCCGGTCTCGTTTCGGATTTATAGGGGAATCCATAGTGCCTGGGGCCAGTGATGGGGTATATCCAATGTCTCATATGTAATATCAATGTAGAGGTAGCACTGTTTCCATGGTGCCCTGCTCATGAGATTGCTGTTGGATCGTACATCTAAGCTAGATATAGTATGTCTCTTACTTGGCTACTACATTGGGAAGCGGGTATTTGGTTTTCGAGTTTTTGTTGCACCATAATGGAGATGAGGGTATGTTAGAGTTTATATTAAGTGACATtgagagagagatatatatacgaACATCTAGATCCCCCATTGCTACACGTCTACATAATGCCCCTGAGTTTGAGACCTCTTCGCGCCCCATTATCCATAGTCTAAGATAAAAAGACGAATCTTGAAATTCACACGAGCCTATTTCTGATATATTGAGCACGTATTGTTCAACACGGTGCTACTTCTTGAAGGCGGAATATAAAGTAAAGTTACAGTATGGACAAGTATGGAACGAAACTAGTTATCGAAGATACATAATTTGCATTGAACTACGATTCCCTCTTATTTCTTGCATATGCCTTACTCCTCAGCACAAACAGTCTGTGTCATGTCTTCATCTGCGAGCCCCAAACAGGTTACCAAGTGCATGTGCATGAAATATCACTCGCCCATAGGTATCGAGGATTACTATACTTCCATTCCATATATCTAGCAGAACGTGATGAGTATGTGCAGCGGTGTCGGGCAATATCAATTCACTGAGTAGTCAGGTGATAGGATGCCCAGGgcatctctctcttctcgcTGGCATTAGCCATTTACATACGTGTATGAGATACTTTGTTTCAGTCATCTGACCGTGTCCCTCCCTACACAACGTTCTTGTTCTGGTAACCTGTTAGTGTTCTTCCATATGGTTTACGTCGATGATTTGAGAATATGTGATATCAACGCAACACACGATAATCTCATTTGATTTATCGAAATACACTTCATTAAAATCGGCTACATTGATATATGATCTTCCCTGCATCAAACCTGAAACCAATTGAAGAGGGTTTATTATAAATGTGAGTCAGTCACTTCTGCGTTACAATCCCCCGATAGCTACGTGCGGCGAGAATATCTTGAGTATCCTATTTGACCTGTTCCAGCCGCTGACAAACTCTTATTCTTGCCAAGGACACAGACATAAAACGAAGGACCGATATCAGCTCCCCATTCGTGTGGAGAGGCAACATGTCCCATCAGCAAGACCGCTGCATACAGCACAATGCACAGGATATATGAACCTCGAACCTTTCTCTATGACAAGCAAACTAGCAACCTTGAATATATGGATTAATTAGGCACTGTTGACTTGGAAGCTCGAGGTTTCCGCTTCCCTCCCAAGTGACTCTTGTCGTGCTGGAAAGGTCAGTCTAATGGTCATTTATGTTCTTGTTCTATCTGGCGCACAATGCCCGGGGACACCAGATACTGTGATAATCAAGCTGAATTCCGTTTATCCCACATGCAGAAGGGGTAAACAAGGCTGACGCGTGCCGGGCCGCCTCCAGAAGATACAGATGCTCTAGGAAAGGCAGGACAGCAACGCTTATTACTTCATAATTATATGTCAATTAACTCTCTACCTAGCCCAAACTCGGTCTTACACAGATTCCTCAGCATACGCAGTATGGCTACAGACAGATACTTAAACAAGTCACAGAAAAGCCAAGGAAGCGCCTGAATATTGATTATTCCGGATCTTCTACCTTGTTATCTATTACGGAGGCTTTTGTGGTACCCAACAGCTAGTTTGACTCGTTCTTGAATTCATTCGATTTCATTACAACAGTGCGGCCAGCTGCCAGCGTGGAATCTTGAATACATCACCCTTGTTGCTCACAGATGCAGAAGAGCGTGATTCTCAGGCACGACCTCTTTAGCGGAACAATAGCCACGCAGCGTTGGCCCGATTTCCCATCAACCCAGCAAGACATGAGCACTTACGAAGCAGTTCTATATAaccatatatacatatatcaaACTGATCATCACTCTAAACACCAGACTGGTATTAGTGAGAGGACCCACGACACCATGCCGGTGCTAAACTCGATCCCAGCCTCGGAATTCCCCGCTGCTGTCCATAGGATATACACCTCTAGTTACTAATGTCGGAGCACAAATAACCACTCTCTAGAGATCATAGTTGCGGAGGGAATGGGGTGGTGGTTGTCATGCTTCTGATTTGAGTGGGCATGGAGTTAGAATGTGACTCCTGTGCCGACAAGGGCATGCTCCTCACCACTGTTATGCAACAGCTCTGACTGTTACCGACACTGCTGCAAACAAACTCTTTGCCAGATGTATCAACAACAATCACTAGGACAGTCCGGAGATGCATATTGCCATCATGCTCGGTAGATACAATGCTGAACTGCCCAGATTCTTCAAACTCAGCCTCACTTAGAGCATTATACCATTGCATCTAACCAATCTGTGAGCTCTTATAACACATATCAAAAGGGCGTATAGTCGAATATTATGGTATGGAAGGTGGTCATCGATAGCGATGGAAAGCCCACCGGTCTCCTTCACGGTATAAAGTAGCAGCGGCCTCGTGGAAGAGCTTGGGTCTTATGCCATAGCTACGGTGCAAGATATGCGGCCTTATTATCAGAACTGTACGCTTCCTTTTTGCTCGGTGATGGTTTCAGTAGCATGAATCTACTGTTATCAACAACCAATTCGAAGGACTTATAAGGACAGCGACTATCCTTATTAGACAGGCGTATATTGGTTAACCGTGTGGTCTATATAATGGGAGGCGACATGCTCCTTTTCAAGGTCATGTGTGAGTCCCTGGTCAATATTAATTGTAGGGATATGTCCTGGGGAAGTCCCACCACATCTTCCAAAGGGAACCATCGTAGTTAAGAAACTGCAGTGTTCTAAATATGCGGTGGTTTATAGGAATagaatgacgatgacgataaTCAGAATAAACAGAGAGGAGGCAAACACaaacatgtatatatatgcatGTATAGGTTCAACTCTAATGATAGTAACTATAGGTCGGCTGCTACCCAAAGAAACAACGAGATAGTCTATCGATcaattaaaacttttattcCCTCTATTTGCTATTGAAACCGTTAGTCTTATTTCTCATGGCGAGGCTAGTTTACGTTTCATACCATGAATCCTATGTATACACACCTGAATCTCTCTTATGATGTAAGGCTCTCGTAGTTTCTCATCGCATTGCCTTCATTGTATCTGCCAACTGAAATTGTCCAAAGGTGGCCCTCTCATCAAGCTTCCCCTCTTTACAACTACCCGTCTAAAGCTAGCGAACAGGACATCGAGATACATTCTCACCTAAACGCCGATCCCACATGAGGCTCTGACAGTCAAGTACCTGACACATGAAGACCAAAAGAAGCATACCAGACCAAGCAGGTTATTCCATCGCCCAGCTTCCATTTTGATGGACTACATCGCATGGTCAGCACAGATGTCCTTGGGTATGCGCGGCAGCGACCATCATTGTTTTACTCGTTTAGAAAAGACATCAGCTTCACCTGGAAACATTTCGAGTAACTTGCCATACCACTGGGGGCCGTAATGGGGCGTTCATCACCAGGATACTGTGACAGAGGGGGTAAAACTGTCATTCACATTCGGATTGCTCTTGCTTCTACATCCAAATGTTCATACATGCAATGCCTTGGTTGCAAATAAAATAGTCAGTCGCATATAGGCAGTATCGGCAGATATCACAGTTATAGAGAACCAATCTGATCTCGTGGTAATACACTACGAGCCAGGAACAGCTACAGATTCCCTCATCCTCGAGTACTAGCATGCTATAGACAATGTAGAGCCCGCATCTCAGCCGCGAATATCCGAATTACATTTGTTGGGACGACATGCCCTTCTCGGCATCTTACTTTAGTGCACCAAGTCGAGCACTAATATATATCCAAGAACAACCACCATCCAAACACCCAGCATAGCCCACGACCAAATACACCATATACTACCCGACAACACCAAGATCCACTTTACCAATAAAAAGACCCAACCACATAACAACAACCCAAGACGTCCCACAACTCCACCATACCCACTTACAAGATACAAAACTCTGGTTCGAAGTCCctaatttttctttcgctGTTAAGTATATGTATACTAAAATTGGTCTATGACGACATCACAGGGCGGCTGGCCTAATGGTAAGGCGCTAGATTTCGGCTCTagagattgcaggttcgaTCCCTGCGTCGCTCgatctttttgtcttttttggTTCAGGTCACTTCGGGTCGGGTGTATGTAAGCAAGTACCCCGATGGCTAATCAATTGCATTGTATTCATTCGTCCTGGGAATGGTGCTTTGTTGTTTTTTGGTCTGTAATTGGGTGTTTTGCTTAGGGTGAGTGAGGGATACGCTCTTGGTATTTGTTAAGTGAATGAAGGTGTCTCTTTGATAGCTGCTACTGGAGGATATGGCTGATTGGTAGGGAGTAGGTAGTACTTTGCGAAATAAGGTCTCGCCTCGGTCTCCTAGTAGGACTGCGTTGCAGACTTGCCTTTATTGAAGTTGCTTAGATGAAATTACTACTAGAAACGAGTGGTTGATATTGGCCATCGTGCATGTCTATCTAATATACATTTCAGGGTAGAGTAGAGTAAAATACATTATTTACAAATCAGCAGTCCGCCCTGCCAAAATACCGAGGGAAAGATACTACGTCTCGGATACTGGAGACGCCAGCCAGGTATCCCAAGAATCGGTCAAATCCAAGACCAAATCCTCCATGGGGCGCTGTTCCCCACCGCCGAAGATCAGCATACCACTGGAGATGGCCCAGGTCTTCACCGGGCAGGAGGTGAGGGTACATCGGCGTCTCGGAATCGGCTTGTGCTCCTGCTTCCGCTTCCGCTTCCAGAGCGGGTGGTGCGCGGGTCTTGATCAGCCCGTGCTCGCGCATATTCTGGATGATGTTGGGGAGGCGATGCTCGCGGAGGGAGCCTCCTGCGACTTCGCTAActtctgggaggaggagatcaaaGCAGGCGACTGTTTCGCCTGGTGCAGCGGAGCTGTCCCCATTGGATGGTAGCATGTAGAACGGTTTGACGACCTTAGGATAGTCGGTCACGAACACGGGACGGCCGTTGTGAATCACGTCGACGATGTACTTCTCGTGTTCGAGTTGAAGGCCGCCGGTCCATTCGGGTGCATGTTCGAATGTGGCTTGTCCCTTGGCGACCGCGTCCTGGAGCTTCTCAATCGCTTGCGTGTAGGTCATGCGACCCCATTTGGGTCCCTCCATCATGTCGTTCCATCGTTGTTTTAGATTAGCACCAGATCCTTCAGTTTGATCCTGACCGGACTCGCCCGATCGCTTTGCGGACAGGATCTCCTGGCCAACAGGCGTGTCGTGTAACCGACGAACTAGGTCACGGAGAATATACTCTACGGAGTCGGTCAGCGAGTCTAGGTCATGCATGTAGTTCATCTCTGCCTCCAGCATGTAGAACTCGCTAAGATGGCGCGGCGTATCGCTCTTCTCGGCCCGGAACATGGGCGATATTGTCCACACGTTTCCTAGCTCTGCTGCATATGCCTCCAGATGGAGCTGTGACGATACCGTCAGGTATTTGGGTGCCCGGAAGAAATGCTCGCCCTCAGACTGTGCCCCCATAGCTTCCCGCGGCAGAACTGTGAATGTCTCCCCAGCGCCTTCACAATCCGACGATGTGATTAACGGTGGGTGGACCTGAACGTAGCCCCCGTTCGGGGCGAAGCGAAACACATTTCCTAGCTGGTACAAGCATTCTGATCGGAACCGCGAGAGGAGGGAGCTGAAAGGTGTGCGCATGCGGAGGTGGGGAATCTGACGAAGGAAGTCGGGGCTGTGATACTTTTTCTGGATGGGGTACGTCTGTTCATATTATGATAGTTAGCTGCACCGCTCTTGATCTTTTGTATGATTCCAGGAAGGCCTTATGTACCTCAGGGTCTGCCTTCCCAAGAACATTCACGTCTGTCGTTTGAAGCTCATGGGTTTGCTCCTTGCCCGGTGGGCAAGCCTTCCAGACCCCAGAAATCTCCACAGCAGTTCCAGTAGACAGTCTAGAGATACATTAATTAGATACCAGTTCTTCGAAACCAATCAAGGGTGGTCAAGCTCAGTAGCGAGGCGTGACGTACTCGGCAGCCTGTGCTGGTCTCAAAAAAGCCTGTATAGGCTCAATCGTCGACCCATCTGAGATCTCGGCGAACGCAAAGCGTTTCTGCTTTCGGACGGAGCGAATAAACCCATTCAACTTGATCTCTTGATCTTCTAAACTGCAGGTTCCACTCTTGCTTTGCTCCAGGACTTGTGCGCATCGTAAGAGCGTGGGGCTGACGCCCTGACCGGCAGGTTTATGGCTTAGTCTGGCAACAGACGTAGCGAAGCTTCGCCGCCATGTTCGCATTTCTTGTAGGAAAGGGCACCGAGTTGGTTGTGGTGATGGGCGTTGAGGGCTCTGTTTTTGGGGAATGCGCGTGCGCCTAAGCGCTGGAGGACGGGCGCGCAAATTAGTGGTCGGCCTGATAAATAGCTTACTGTTATCTCCGCGCCTTTTCCAACGGAACTCTATAAAGCCCGCCTACTTgtagtaaataaaaatggACTAAATGCTTTGTAACTATGAAACTCAGCCGTACTCAAGCCACgcgccgggaggttagtggttgggtgggtgaccaccaaTGAATCCCTCCCGTTGTATAtgtttcctctttttttcgTGACAATTTTGTATCCATTGAATATATGCCGCCTGACCTTCTGCCTTACAAGCCTCTCTAAAACTCGCCTACTCAGCCCGTTGAAGCGGAGATTCTCCAATCAAAATAGCACTATAAAACTACGGACTAGCGTGATGCCCTCGTCGATAGACGATCAACTGTTTTATTAGTGTGCAAGGTCACATTCTTTTTATGCCTCTTTCGCTTGGAGAATACCATGTACTATCATCCTTGGTGAGACTTTAAACTGAGTTGGGCTTTGAGGTTATCTGGTCACCAACCGGCATAACTTGCGGTAAGgtggccgagtggttaaggcGGTGGACTTAAGACCCACTATCGATTGATGCATGGGTTCGAACCCCATCCTTACCATTTTTTTGCCCTAGCGTGAAACTCCTAACATCTATTGCCTGCAGAAGCCCGGGATTGTCAAAAAGTAAGTTTGATATTTGGTCCCCTTACTATGCTGGAACTGGTCTAGCCCCGGGAGCTAGTCCTGATTAAGCAGGCGGTGAGAAGCAATCTTTAACAAAGATTAACACATCCCTGGAGGTCAACACGTTCTGCCGTTTAAACTATCTACCGCCTCATAATCCAAAGTAGCGCCGGGCGCTACAGTAGAGTACTAAGTGAGGAGTCCACTTTTTACGGTCCAAATATTTTGTGGTCTTTTCAACACCACCCTTAATCCTTAATTATCTATCTAGGTTGACAGTAAACACACTGGAAGTAAACAAATTGATGAAATTAATACGATGTGTAATTAGTATGGTGGATTCGACTAAGCTATGGGCTCTGTATATTACAAGAACTTCAGACAAAACTACTATAATGCATTCGATGAACTGAGGTCCTTAAAAGAGCTATCATGGACTCAAAAGTGGATCGTAGTCAAAGTACGCTGTACAACTAGTTATATTTGACTAGAGACTAGGTTAAAAAAGGCGAATTCTTGAATACTGGACTTCTGCTGACCATGAAACCAATAACGCTTCCACAGTATTTCCCTATGGAAACTGTTCTGGTTATACCGCAACTATTTAACAACCTAAGAAGACATTTACAATCCATAAGACCTGACATATGTCTACTTATTACTTGCCTTGTTAGTCACCTATGGGATAGTCCAACATTGCCCGTGTAATCCCAAGACTAAAATAGCTCTTTCTGGCGTGGGTGAAAGATGTTGTTTTGGCAAACCTGCCTTCTCTCTGTTATCCAAGTCTTAGTAAGTGGTAAAAGTATAACTAGCTTAATGGCGTATGGGTTtggtgaaaagaaaatgaactGGATAGTTCCTATAATGTTGCGGCTTACGGGGAGCGCTGACTATTCTTACTTTGCGTAAATGTGACTTCTCTCTAGGTCGAGCGTAGGATATTCGAGTGGGTCGGAAGAGCCCTGGAGGAAGACTGAATAGAGGGCAAGCCTACGCAGCGCCTGGTGACCACTACCATACTTattgtatgtttttctttctccttttttaGAAGTCATAGATTCTGATCTGGGTCTGAATGAAGTTACGCATGATAATAATAACGCCTATCgggatcttcttccattaCTGTGAAGAAAGACTCCATTCCATTTTGATTTACTTCTGCTTCCGTATTGGCATTTGTTGAAGATGAACGGTCTGCTCTATTTCCAAAAACAGGCTGTTATATGTATATGATAGCAAGTGTGCTAGGGCTCCTGAAAGAATGGGCAGTGTTACCATATTGAACTGGCTCGCTCATCTCTTCCACTGCGAGCTAATATACCCTCAAGTGTACACCGGTATTTTTCTAGCCAATTATCCAGCACGCGCTGACCTGTGAATATAGAGTGATTGAAAAAGCATTCCGGCGCAAGATCGAGATCATAGTCATCCAAGTTCCCCTCTGAAAGGAATTGAAGCCAAAGAGTCCTCGACTCTTGTAAAATTCGACACACAGCAGCGAATTCGTACTGAGGTTCGTTGGGAGAGACTAGAGCTTTTATGTCGTCGGCAAGGTCAAAGGTAAACCTTGCTATGAGTATATTGGGAACAAATAATGGGCTCACTATTTTTGCAAATAGGGGAAGCTCCATGGATTCGGCATTAGTGGGATACATCTGAGCCAAGGATTTTGAGATCGGAAGAAGAGTCTTTGCTTCGAGATCAAGAACAGTGAAAATGATCCAGAGGAAGCACCTTATTCTGACGGCTGCGAGACAATAAGGGTGGTATAGAAGGTGAGAATCAAGTAAACATTCCGAAAAGACTTTCAGAATTCGTAGGAGGTCATCTGAACTGACAACCCCAGTTTTGCGATCCCTATAATACGTCCATATTGATCGCACCAAATTCTCATATTCTGGGGGTATTTTACGCCCGAATCTTCCTCCTATCATTCTAGAAAAATCATCGAATACGAGACCCGTCCCTCTGTCTATTATATCGAGATGTTTTCTCACACCAGACATCGCTTCTCTCAAGGCCTTGTGGGTTTTGAGAACGGTTGAAAACTTTCGTGCACTTGGCCACTGAGCCTGGCATTGCGTTACCAGCTGGAAATCGCGAATATTCGGGCACTGTTGATTTTGAGGATCCTCTGTGTCGACCGGCCAAGTTTGAATGATCAACTGTTTAAGCTGACTTTTGTTTAATTTGGGATTCAAAAAGCCTTTCATGTCCATGAATAATTCACCTTCGCGGATGAACTCGCGGAAGCTACTTTCGCGGATTTCACAAAGTGCAGTCCATGTTAGAGGATCCGGCTCATCATCAAACGAATCACGAAAGTGTATCCAAAAGCCACAGCTTTTGCTGTGGGAAAAAGTTAGATATAGggtaataatatataataaggAAACCAAAATGACATACCAGGTAAACTTCACCCAACTGCGGCTCTCCTTGGAACGACGTGCCCGACAGAACGGACATTTCTTGGAGTATAAATTATCGGAAGAGAAAATGACGCTCATATCGACCCGATCATTCGGAGAAATTACATCCTTCAGTGGCTTTATGCAGGGGCTGCTGGGCAGAAGTTCCTGCTCTGTGGTGACGTTGTAGAGGACGTATTGCCTTCTCACGATCAACTCTCGACCACGTTTGCCATCCCAGAACCTGAGCAGGAATTGATGAAAGTCCTAAccaatatatttaattaaaagtgCCGTCAACATACATCCTAACTTGGAGTGGTATACAACTAACCGACCAGGATGATATTTCACGAAAGGGTATAGTGTGAAGGTCTTCGATGGGCGTCTTCAAAGACAAAGTGTTTCTCCCGAATGGGTCGATCTATGTAAGTATGTGGAAATAGAACTTCGACGGTTGTGTTTAATCTAGTTAAGTGTCGGGCGTGAGTGGAGGCTCATCGGCGAAGGAGCAGAATTCGTCTAAACGAAAGAGAATCGTTAGAATTGCATACTTACTTCCCTTGTGCCACCAAGCAAAAGTTTGCATGAGCAACCTGGCTCTCTAGCTTCGTGCAGAGTTCGTCAAGCTTGGGCAGTCTCATGGACCATCTAATCTTCTGTATAGCCCCCAAGAAGGAGCGCCGATCGCGCGATGGGCCTAGGTACTTTTCAAACCCTCGGATCTTGATGAAAAACTCTTTCAGTGTAGTAGCAGTCTCGCGTTGAATATGACTGAGAAGTACTCTGGAATCCGGATCGTTAACCTGTATTCTTTTCAAGATTTGAGTAAATTGATAAAGACGAGAATATGTAAGGTTGTATGTTTTCCATTTGTCTACAGCCTCCGCCTTAAGAATGTCGATGATATGGTAGAATCCTTTGAGGAACATAGTAATGTCACTGACACTGAATCCGAATGACATTGTGGATTGAATATGCCTGGAAAATCGTGAATAGGTTCAGGTTGATGTTGAGGTAGTGAGCTACAGAATAAACAGGGCTAGGAAAAGATGCAAAGTGGCCTGGATAGATATAGGACTTGTAACGCAAGGCTGACTACCACCTGTACAGGTGCCACGTCACTACAGATCATTGCACGTAACGTGACAAGGCGTCTCCCTGAGATTACCCTATCGTTGACCCAGTACGAGTTCATGGCAACAATAAACGAGGCTCCGGAGAAGAGATAGATGCATGACACGAGGCTGTCATCTCTCTAGCCCGAAGTTAAGGTACCCCGATCGCTCAGACACAAAATCTGTTACTCTGTTCTGGCCAGAAAAATGACGATTGCTACGTTGGAATAGAATTTCCCTGATATCAATCGCGTCTATGGATCCTCCCCATAGCGAAGCTGCTGTTTTATCCCGGTACCAACGATAGGGTACGTTTGTGAGAGTTACGCTTACAACCTCACATATAACAAGGGTATCCTCACGGCAAATATGTGATGTGATGAGTTAGGTACTTGGCGGGTATCATGTACGCTCATGCCCACatattaaaaagatagaAGGGTTGAGATATTAAAATCGAATTTTGTCCTCGGTAAGACTTTCTGCGCATAATGTTTTATGCGATAGGTCGTAGATAGATAAGCTCCAACATGTATATGCTGTTGTATGATTTTATATCGTTATAATATACATTTTGTTACACTCGACCCTGCCTCCTGCTTATTCTGGAAGCATACAATCGTTGAATTTACAAGGATCATTCCGGggaataattaaaaaaaagcataagatttttatatcaaattgtcaaaagagaaaaaaagaccaaaaagCCCGTTTACACCTAAGTGGCACTAAAATGGCAG
This Aspergillus flavus chromosome 1, complete sequence DNA region includes the following protein-coding sequences:
- a CDS encoding putative asparaginyl-tRNA synthetase Slm5; the encoded protein is MRTWRRSFATSVARLSHKPAGQGVSPTLLRCAQVLEQSKSGTCSLEDQEIKLNGFIRSVRKQKRFAFAEISDGSTIEPIQAFLRPAQAAELSTGTAVEISGVWKACPPGKEQTHELQTTDVNVLGKADPETYPIQKKYHSPDFLRQIPHLRMRTPFSSLLSRFRSECLYQLGNVFRFAPNGGYVQVHPPLITSSDCEGAGETFTVLPREAMGAQSEGEHFFRAPKYLTVSSQLHLEAYAAELGNVWTISPMFRAEKSDTPRHLSEFYMLEAEMNYMHDLDSLTDSVEYILRDLVRRLHDTPVGQEILSAKRSGESGQDQTEGSGANLKQRWNDMMEGPKWGRMTYTQAIEKLQDAVAKGQATFEHAPEWTGGLQLEHEKYIVDVIHNGRPVFVTDYPKVVKPFYMLPSNGDSSAAPGETVACFDLLLPEVSEVAGGSLREHRLPNIIQNMREHGLIKTRAPPALEAEAEAGAQADSETPMYPHLLPGEDLGHLQWYADLRRWGTAPHGGFGLGFDRFLGYLAGVSSIRDVVSFPRYFGRADC